ATGTGAACTGCCGACATGCAACTCGTTGCACGTTGACTCCATCGCATCCAGATCAGAATGGACAAGAACCGTGCCTTCATCTGTTAAATCAATTACGGTCGACATTTCTGGATACGATGAAAGAAGCCTAAATGGACAACTAGTTCTTATAAAACTTGTCTACTTTAGAATTAACTCATATACAAGTCATGTGCAAcccatttaataatttaaatagccAAGTAAACAACGATGGATAATTACAGGAAAAGCTGGAAGCGTACACCACCCTACTTAAGTTTTGTTTCGTTACAGGTTTGGAGAAAACGACTGATTagttaaaacaaatgttttacgCAACCTCTGAATCAACACTATCCTTGGGTCAGCAGGACAGAAACGAATAGCCTGCATGAACTAGCTTTCTTGCCTTTTATCATCCAATTAACACAGGTGGCCACGGTGTTTGCATAACGAGCGCTCAAAAACTCATCCAATGTTGTAGCAAAATTCCAATCCCTGCCAGAATTTCACACTCCCCTCATGTGCACGCGCACGCAATGCACAACCCTAAATTAGGGCAAGTGGGCTACCTCAATTATTCCAGAAGACCGACGCTCCTTTATACCCTtgtcatatttttcaaatagattttttatctTGGCGATCTGAGACCATTTAAGTACCTTACTTTAGCAACCATTCGTCTTTTCACGCACTACGATCGAAATACGAACGTGATAAAGCAGATATAATGCCAGATTTAAATTGTAAGTACAAGAATTATGACgttgcaaaacacaaaatgattgTAGTTCGTAAATTTTGCCTGTATGGGCTTGTCTGCTTGTCTGTACAGCTGTAAGCACTTGGAACTCAAGTCTCAGTTCAAATAAAGACAGACCTTCATCCAGGCCAGCTTTATGCATTCATGCTTTGTGTATGGACATCCTCATAGTCTATGCCTTCAGGGATAGTCTTTCATATGGAACAAATTAACTTAATGAACTCATGTGCAACTAATGTGGAATGTATAGGGAATTTGCtcccatgttccaaaatctcaCTTGAAATTTGCATCATACATTTGaatagaacacactgagaatgtatttatatttttatatagtttGCATATCACTTGGCCcaactttttgaataaatttagTTCATAACACAAATATAGTCATGGACAGTATCTATTGATGCATAAGTGTGAAATGCACTTCATATTTGTGGTACCAAGGAAGAAATAAAGGAGGGATGGTGGTGGGGCAGGGTTGTTGATCTAGTCTGTGACaaaatctctccctctttatgCATTTGACTAGTATCTTAACTGCTAGTAAATCCACAATAGCGTTAGAAAATACCACATGGGAATTTTTCAGCAATGCACTTGTATAACCTGCCACACATTCACTCAATCCCTCCCCTGCTCAGCAGGACttctgacacatccacacctgtaTTTACCATtatcaaaacatttgatattgCCAAAGGAGTCAAGTGCTACGAGTGTGAAATGGCTTTAAGCAATGACTTAATTCACAATCTGAAATCACATATACATGGTTCCACAAACCTTGACTAATCAAAGTTCTTATAATGGATATTCAAGTGTTCTATGGAGGATGAATCTTGCCCGAACTCACATTAGGCAGAACCATAAACCCTTTGTTAAATGCAATAACCAATCCAGTAATAGACTACAAATAAATTCTCAGAGAAAACGgttcatttcaaatcatttaTTGCAGTGGCACAGAGGGGGGGCACTTATGCATCTGCGATTGTGACCTCAACTTCTACTCCAGGTTCAATGCTGATGGAAGTAATCTGCTTGACGATTTCAGATGGGCTGTGGAGATCAATGAGTCGCTTGTGGATACGCATCTGAAACCGGTCCCAGGTTTTGGATCCTTCACCACAAGGGGTCTTCCTGGTTGTGATGCGCAAAGTCTGCCCGCGAGAGTAAGAGTAATGGTTTTATgaacattaaacaaataaaaattatataatgaTCGAAGGTCCTTATCAAGAAGGTGCATTCTACTGATATTGCAATACTACCTGCAGCCCCCTTCGATGCAATATACCATCATCTTAATCTAGATTCAAATAATCACGCCACGTGCGCACCATTACAACCTACATAGCCTACTATACAAACAGAACGTGAGATGTACTCGTATTGTTTAAATTGGGTACCTTGGTCGGCATACGGACTGGGCCCTTGACTTTCAGGTTCTTCTCCTTGGCACCTCTGATCAGGTCCGCACACACTGACGGATGAAACGTACAGTAAAATTTGTTAAATGTAAGGTCAGAAAAGTAGCAAAACGCTAGTTAAGATGAATTCAAATGGCTCAGAATAGCGTATAAATCAATCataaattttcatttacaaaaaaggtTATCCTCATAGCCAAGTAAGTCAGTCAATACATGCGGTTTCCTTTCAAACGTTAAGTTGGCATCTTACCCTTCTCCAGGGACTTGACATTGCGACTCGTCAGAGTGATTCTGATGCGGTGGATTGCAACCTCTGCTTCAACGGGAGCTTTGCCGGTATCCTTAAATGCCTAATAATGATCAAAATAGACTGAGCTAAATCTAGTCATACTTAGTACAGTAATGCAGTCTGTATTATAAACCAAATTTCCCGTACCGAACATATCTTTATTATTAGCTCACCAGCTAGTAGctaataaacatataaaaattaTATCTAGTTGAAAAAATATCCAAGTTAGCTGCCACAAAGGCTTCTCGTTAAGTAAGTGCTTCTCGTCAAAACATCATCACTGCCGAGCCAACAATATTTCTGGGAAACGTAGACTAGAGCAAAAGTCACACGTGCGCATTATATATAGCTTTGTAGCTAACAATAGCGAGAGACCATACACAGCTAGCCTGTTCGTTGCACATTTTAAACGGGACAGCATAGTTCCAAGTCACTACGTCTCTCCAGACAGCTAACGCAAAACTGGCTGTTAAACATTTCTGATTCTTACCATGTTAACGTATTCCTGACCGACTTATTCGTAAAAATGGAACAGCGGTGAGTCAGGAAACAGTACTGCTTCACACACTTCTCAAAAAAGGCCTTAATACGGGCCTGTTAAGCTATATATCGTCTGCATACGGGTACTCCACGACCTTTGCACCACGTGCACCAATCGCTTTCCACGAACGTATGACGGCAGTGTTCTTGTTATGCAGGCCAATGGTAGAAGTTGTTCCGGGATTTTTTGCCTGGACCGCAACAACAGCGTAGACATATCTTTGAACGGCAGGGCCAGCCACTCTGGGCCAGCCCTACAatcgcgaatgtctgtgactgactgagtgatgaagttacaccatttgtgggccgagttatgaagttacaccattggtcggccggagaggtccatatactaggttttgacctggtcttgttattcCAACACTAATGCTGTGCTCCAATATTGCTATAATTTACCCGGTGACTTTACATCTTCTATTACTTGTAGGATCATTTGGCACGACACACTTTCCCACATAAATAATGGTTTATTAGgctacttttaaaatattggaATATGTTCACTGTAAATGAACTCCAAAAATCTAGCCCAAGTGAATAGCCTACAATTATGTTTTCCATGCCGTCTGgcagcattttgcatttttatgacaCACTAGTCTCTATCTagttttttctcccttttttgtaaTAATGTACAAGGCAGGAAAAGTAGACAAAAGATGGAAAAGGAAAGTAAAGTAATTCTTGTTTTGAGTTTGGACGGTtatgtgtgcacctgtgcattCTGAAAGTTAGGCCTACTAGGGCCAATGTTAAGGAATTGAGTAAtcttaaaaaatcaaataactAGCTAAACAGTTaaaacttttgcatttaaatacatCTTGGCTTATTATTACATCAAGGTGTTTTACCGCATGTTCTTATTCACCGGTTTGTacagattaaattttttatacaACCGTTTTTCAGCTGGATATGtaaagtaattcaggttaaatacttTGCTTCATGGCAGGACTCAGCTGTAAGAATTTAACAGACATCATTTGACTACAGATCCATAATCATTATGCTATACTGCCACCCATTTGCTTTGTTATACTTCACCCCAGGGGTGGGCAGGGGTGGTGCCCTTTTGGTGCCCACTCAAATTTCTGCTGTGCCCACCCAACTGGTCAACTTTATTCTGCACCAATTTTGGATCTGGCTCTGCactctgactttttttttatttattttttttaagtgccctgAACTGATGTCCCCATTATAATACTTTTGTAGCAGTAAGATTATATTAATTCTAGGGCGAGTATTTCTCTATATCCTCATGCTAAAATCGACTgtaaatccacattttaaagctgatatttaaaaaattttcttccTGGGGAGGCATGCCCCCGGACCCCCCTAGGGGGTTTGCATCTTTGTCACCCTTTTCACCCCTGATCAGTTTGCATTCCTGTACACCTCCCCTGCCCACTTTGCCCCAACACAGTGCAATCAGCAGTGTAGTTCTTGCTGCCAAAAATCACCTAAGTGATCTGAATAATAGTGCACCATCCCAACCAATACTAAAAGTATTTCCTAAACTAATGTTTAGTCAGACATCTCGTTCGTTTAATCCGAGCTGGTACCGAAAGCACTAGGAACAGCTCAACACTATAGTATAGTCCACTGTGTGAAAAGGTGCCCACCCCAAATTtctaactgccccccccccccaaatctgagAAGTCTAGATCCGGGCCTGCTTCACCCTGGCTCTTTGGTATGCGTTCTTAATTCCTCAACATCATTTCAAGACTGGCAATGTTTTGGTCCAGTTCTCTCTGTGAAACCTTC
This is a stretch of genomic DNA from Anguilla rostrata isolate EN2019 chromosome 4, ASM1855537v3, whole genome shotgun sequence. It encodes these proteins:
- the rps20 gene encoding 40S ribosomal protein S20 yields the protein MAFKDTGKAPVEAEVAIHRIRITLTSRNVKSLEKVCADLIRGAKEKNLKVKGPVRMPTKTLRITTRKTPCGEGSKTWDRFQMRIHKRLIDLHSPSEIVKQITSISIEPGVEVEVTIADA